The following coding sequences are from one Wenzhouxiangella sp. AB-CW3 window:
- a CDS encoding LysR substrate-binding domain-containing protein — MKLQQLRFFMAVIDNGLNITQAAEALYTSQPGVSKQIRLLESELGMRLFVRQGKRLESLTPAGERVADHAARVLKEVDGIKALSKELRGEDRGTIRLATTHTQARYVLPSVIDRFRRDFPDVDFHLHQGTSEQILRMMDERKVDFALLSGRAREFGSLVSLPVYQWDRTILVPQDHPLAEREAPLDLATLADYPLVTYVYSDQPESSMMSSFSREGLTPRVAFTARDADIIKTYVRLGLGVGVLASMAVEAGTDDDLIALDAAGLFPRLTTWLGFREDLLLTDLHINFIRQLAPHLPERLFTALTREGPDADLDDQLQDIELPLRAGPGRRPELRGC; from the coding sequence ATGAAACTTCAGCAACTTCGATTCTTCATGGCCGTCATCGACAACGGCCTCAACATCACCCAGGCCGCCGAGGCGCTCTACACCTCGCAACCCGGCGTGAGCAAGCAGATCAGGCTGCTTGAAAGCGAACTGGGCATGCGCTTGTTCGTTCGTCAGGGCAAGCGTCTCGAGTCGCTCACACCGGCGGGCGAACGCGTGGCCGATCATGCCGCGCGGGTGCTCAAGGAAGTCGACGGCATCAAGGCACTGTCGAAGGAACTGCGTGGCGAAGACCGGGGTACGATTCGCCTGGCCACCACGCATACCCAGGCCCGCTACGTGTTGCCATCGGTCATTGATCGCTTCCGGCGCGATTTTCCCGATGTCGACTTTCATCTGCACCAGGGCACTTCCGAGCAGATCCTTCGCATGATGGACGAGCGCAAGGTCGATTTCGCACTGCTTTCCGGGCGCGCCCGCGAGTTCGGATCGCTGGTCTCCCTGCCTGTCTACCAGTGGGATCGCACGATCCTGGTGCCGCAGGATCATCCGCTTGCCGAGCGCGAAGCGCCACTGGACCTGGCCACGCTGGCCGATTACCCCCTGGTGACCTACGTCTATAGCGACCAGCCGGAGTCATCGATGATGAGCAGCTTTTCCCGGGAAGGACTGACCCCGCGGGTGGCTTTCACCGCACGCGATGCCGACATCATCAAGACATACGTGCGGCTCGGTCTGGGCGTGGGTGTACTGGCTTCGATGGCGGTCGAGGCCGGCACCGACGACGACCTGATCGCCCTTGATGCCGCCGGACTGTTTCCCCGGTTGACCACCTGGCTGGGCTTCCGTGAAGACTTGCTGCTGACCGACCTGCACATCAATTTCATTCGACAGCTGGCACCACATCTGCCCGAGCGCCTGTTTACCGCGCTGACCCGCGAAGGACCGGATGCCGATCTGGATGATCAGCTGCAAGACATCGAGCTGCCCCTGCGGGCCGGGCCGGGGCGTCGCCCGGAGCTTCGCGGCTGCTAA
- the metX gene encoding homoserine O-succinyltransferase MetX, with product MSQTATLAEAACGPTSAPASRQFVSGGLWHDMSWAPGRHKPVRIMYRLEGPAGAPVVLTMGGISASRHVDRWWKEHYGAEGALNPERCRILSIDWLGHRWPDGSPVTTAQQAEALIAVMDSLGIRRLATCIGASYGAMVGLALAARYPERLESLLAISGAHSSHPMATARRMIQREIIQMGVDAGDERRALKLARSLALTTYRPGSLFAERFDHPRPQRVLERLDRYFEHQGRRLIGQFDAERYLCLSESLDLHQVDPGAIRCPVTLVAVHSDELVPVSQLEELDRALCDSSLRVIQSDFGHDAFLKETPFFDTLIRQLVAKGASQ from the coding sequence ATGAGCCAGACCGCCACCCTTGCCGAAGCCGCCTGCGGGCCGACTTCCGCACCCGCCAGCCGCCAGTTCGTCTCCGGTGGGCTGTGGCACGACATGTCCTGGGCGCCGGGACGGCACAAGCCGGTACGCATCATGTATCGCCTGGAAGGCCCGGCCGGTGCACCCGTGGTGCTGACCATGGGTGGAATCAGTGCCAGTCGGCATGTCGACCGCTGGTGGAAGGAACACTATGGTGCCGAGGGTGCGCTCAACCCCGAACGCTGCCGGATTCTGTCCATCGACTGGCTGGGGCATCGCTGGCCTGACGGCTCGCCGGTCACGACCGCACAGCAGGCCGAGGCCCTGATCGCGGTCATGGACAGTCTCGGCATCCGCCGGCTGGCCACCTGTATCGGCGCCTCCTACGGGGCCATGGTCGGGCTGGCACTGGCCGCCCGTTATCCTGAACGACTGGAGTCGTTGCTGGCCATCAGTGGTGCACACAGCTCCCATCCGATGGCCACGGCACGACGCATGATTCAGCGCGAGATCATCCAGATGGGCGTTGATGCCGGCGATGAGCGGCGTGCTCTCAAACTGGCTCGTTCACTGGCATTGACCACTTATCGTCCGGGCAGCCTGTTTGCCGAGCGTTTCGACCACCCGCGTCCGCAGCGGGTACTGGAGCGCCTGGACCGCTATTTCGAACACCAGGGCCGGCGCCTGATCGGCCAGTTCGATGCCGAGCGCTACCTGTGCCTGTCGGAATCGCTGGACCTGCACCAGGTCGACCCGGGCGCCATCCGCTGTCCGGTCACCCTGGTGGCGGTGCATTCCGATGAACTGGTGCCGGTCTCTCAGCTCGAAGAGCTTGATCGTGCCCTGTGTGACAGCAGCCTGCGTGTCATCCAGTCGGACTTCGGACACGATGCGTTTCTTAAGGAAACCCCCTTCTTCGATACCTTGATTCGCCAGCTCGTGGCGAAGGGAGCCAGCCAATGA
- the rpmB gene encoding 50S ribosomal protein L28, producing the protein MSRVCQVTGKRPLVGNNVSHANNKTKKRSLPNLHSHRFWVESENRWVKLRVSTKGLRIIDKNGIDQVLTDLRARGERI; encoded by the coding sequence ATGTCCCGAGTCTGTCAGGTGACCGGCAAACGCCCGCTGGTCGGAAATAACGTGTCCCACGCCAACAACAAGACCAAGAAGCGCTCGCTGCCCAATCTGCACAGCCACCGCTTCTGGGTTGAGAGCGAGAATCGCTGGGTGAAGCTGCGCGTGTCCACCAAGGGACTGCGCATCATCGACAAGAATGGCATTGATCAGGTGCTCACCGACCTGCGTGCCCGTGGCGAACGGATTTAA
- a CDS encoding glycosyl hydrolase 53 family protein produces the protein MSLYRPEAPLVRIATALGLLLALGGLSIACNTTAGGTEEASSRLLAEAGQPISLGMSGSWFYPETPGQGFLIDVVPAFQPPALVGYWFTYSRDSGEQRWFLADGRYTRGSPAVLLDVYKHSGGRFDHHAPEPDQHQIGDAVLQFHDCHHATLHYALQLDGDDEISEGVIPLERLSPDALCAETEVDATFRRALSVSPFAPMMLDAGIVFEDEQGQLAETLEELQALFVEHGANEVFARAATRRQSSEDGVDRSKQAVKQRAQVAEALNLPLNVELGLYRSYGDVLCQTPPDFSDYPEIESDTPWHELDIDSMTDKLGRYAELAAEDILATGAEVSIWNLGNEVDFGTAGVAPQPAPGACDGDEGESGWYRAPDGVDPEIGRQSVGELMAGMSETERIGWLENHVWPHTARLLAAAATGVRRVDPYARFATHISTSHSEQFAVAFYQSLDEHGFRPDELGLSLYPSAHEQSDDRFDTFTATVERLQSEFEQPVFIAEYAYPATAPTDGPFQAWHHHIEGYPISPEGQARLLRDLVRWAGAHELAGIRLWAPDLVTAGWESFALFEVDGNQRAKARPALRALLDGLARPDPEALKRGTGD, from the coding sequence ATGAGTCTGTATCGACCGGAGGCACCCTTGGTACGAATTGCAACCGCACTCGGCCTGCTGCTTGCACTGGGCGGCCTTTCGATCGCATGCAACACGACTGCAGGCGGAACCGAAGAGGCCTCGAGCCGGCTGCTGGCCGAGGCCGGCCAGCCCATCTCGCTCGGGATGAGCGGCTCCTGGTTCTATCCCGAAACACCCGGCCAGGGGTTTCTGATCGACGTGGTTCCGGCGTTCCAGCCCCCGGCCCTGGTCGGTTACTGGTTTACCTACTCCCGGGATTCGGGAGAGCAGCGCTGGTTCCTGGCCGATGGGCGCTATACCCGGGGCAGTCCGGCGGTGTTGCTCGACGTCTACAAGCATTCGGGCGGACGCTTCGACCACCACGCCCCCGAACCCGATCAGCACCAGATCGGAGATGCGGTGTTGCAGTTTCACGATTGCCATCACGCGACCTTGCACTACGCGCTGCAGCTCGATGGCGACGACGAGATCAGCGAGGGGGTCATTCCACTCGAGCGGCTCTCGCCCGATGCACTGTGTGCCGAGACCGAGGTGGATGCGACCTTCCGGCGCGCACTCTCGGTCAGCCCCTTCGCGCCCATGATGCTGGACGCCGGCATCGTTTTCGAAGACGAGCAGGGCCAGCTTGCTGAAACCCTGGAAGAGCTGCAGGCACTGTTTGTCGAGCACGGCGCCAACGAGGTGTTCGCGCGCGCCGCGACCCGACGCCAGTCCTCGGAGGACGGCGTTGACCGTTCCAAGCAGGCCGTAAAGCAACGCGCACAAGTCGCCGAGGCACTGAACCTGCCGCTCAACGTCGAGCTTGGTCTGTACCGCAGCTACGGCGACGTGCTGTGCCAGACGCCGCCGGACTTCTCCGACTATCCGGAGATCGAGTCGGACACCCCCTGGCATGAGCTCGATATCGACAGCATGACCGACAAGCTGGGGCGCTACGCGGAACTGGCGGCAGAGGACATTCTGGCCACCGGCGCGGAGGTCTCGATCTGGAATCTTGGCAACGAGGTCGATTTCGGCACCGCCGGCGTGGCGCCGCAGCCGGCACCCGGTGCCTGCGACGGTGATGAAGGCGAGTCCGGCTGGTACCGGGCGCCCGACGGGGTGGACCCGGAGATCGGTCGCCAGAGCGTGGGCGAGCTCATGGCGGGGATGAGCGAGACGGAGCGAATCGGTTGGCTGGAGAATCACGTCTGGCCGCATACCGCCCGGCTGCTTGCCGCCGCGGCCACCGGCGTGCGCCGCGTTGATCCATACGCGCGCTTTGCCACCCATATCTCGACCTCCCACTCCGAGCAGTTTGCCGTGGCCTTTTATCAATCTCTCGACGAGCATGGATTTCGGCCCGATGAGCTCGGCCTGTCGCTGTATCCTTCGGCGCACGAACAGTCCGACGATCGCTTTGATACCTTCACTGCAACCGTGGAGCGGCTTCAGAGTGAATTCGAGCAGCCGGTGTTCATCGCAGAGTATGCCTATCCGGCCACGGCACCGACCGACGGCCCGTTCCAGGCATGGCATCACCATATCGAAGGCTACCCGATCAGCCCCGAGGGTCAGGCACGCCTGCTACGCGACCTGGTCCGCTGGGCCGGCGCGCACGAGCTGGCCGGCATTCGCCTGTGGGCGCCCGACCTGGTGACCGCCGGATGGGAATCCTTCGCCCTGTTCGAAGTCGACGGCAATCAACGGGCCAAGGCCCGGCCGGCGCTGCGCGCCCTGCTCGACGGCCTGGCCAGACCGGACCCGGAGGCCCTCAAGCGCGGCACCGGCGACTGA
- the rpmG gene encoding 50S ribosomal protein L33: protein MSNSARDKIRMVSSAGTGHFYTTDKNKKNTPHKLEMKKYDPVVRKHVMYKEAKIK from the coding sequence ATGTCCAACAGCGCTCGTGACAAGATTCGCATGGTGTCCAGTGCCGGCACCGGCCACTTCTACACCACCGACAAGAACAAGAAGAATACCCCGCACAAGCTGGAAATGAAGAAGTACGACCCGGTGGTGCGCAAGCATGTGATGTACAAGGAAGCGAAGATCAAGTAG
- a CDS encoding ZIP family metal transporter, whose translation MIKRIPADERPLSLATALALLSLLAGIVYLSGLAWPRMSTWLAGLSSFQLGFLASFVAGMFTAVGALPIFMLRRISQATEDALMGFGAGVMLAATAFELVLPAVELAETQYGSVSMALAVLILGVGIGGGMFLVLQRLVPQERFRIGLDDGADATRARGIYLFIFAIALHNLPEGLAVGVGFGGDVRDGITLAIAIGLQNMPEGLIVAVAMMSLGYGKWPAFGMALLTGLVQPVGGLIGAAAVSLSQAMLPWGMAFAGGAMLFVISHEIIPGSHKHGYQTRATAGVLIGFITLLAIDLSIG comes from the coding sequence ATGATCAAGCGTATTCCAGCAGACGAGCGGCCCCTGTCGCTCGCCACGGCCCTTGCACTGCTCTCGCTGCTCGCCGGCATTGTCTACCTGAGTGGTCTGGCCTGGCCGCGGATGAGTACCTGGCTGGCCGGGCTGAGCAGTTTTCAGCTCGGCTTTCTGGCCAGTTTCGTGGCCGGCATGTTCACCGCCGTGGGCGCCCTGCCGATCTTCATGCTCAGGCGCATCAGCCAGGCAACCGAGGATGCCCTGATGGGTTTTGGTGCCGGGGTGATGCTGGCCGCGACGGCCTTCGAGCTGGTGCTGCCAGCCGTGGAACTGGCCGAGACCCAGTACGGCTCGGTCAGCATGGCGCTGGCCGTGCTTATCCTCGGGGTCGGCATCGGTGGCGGAATGTTCCTGGTGCTTCAACGCCTGGTGCCCCAGGAACGCTTTCGCATCGGACTCGACGACGGTGCCGATGCCACCCGGGCACGCGGCATCTACCTGTTCATTTTCGCCATTGCCCTGCACAACCTGCCCGAAGGACTGGCCGTGGGCGTGGGTTTCGGCGGCGATGTGCGCGATGGCATTACCCTGGCCATCGCCATCGGCCTGCAGAACATGCCCGAGGGCCTGATCGTGGCCGTGGCCATGATGTCGCTGGGCTATGGAAAGTGGCCGGCATTCGGCATGGCGTTGCTCACCGGCCTGGTTCAGCCGGTCGGCGGGCTCATCGGGGCGGCCGCGGTGAGTCTTTCGCAGGCCATGCTGCCCTGGGGCATGGCCTTTGCCGGTGGTGCGATGCTGTTTGTCATCAGCCACGAAATCATTCCGGGCTCACACAAGCACGGCTACCAGACCCGCGCCACCGCCGGTGTGCTTATCGGCTTCATCACATTGCTGGCCATCGATCTGTCGATTGGCTGA
- a CDS encoding PA2778 family cysteine peptidase yields MFALLLPAILIGCAHLNLAEETGALPPSTHLADVPFYPQTEFHCGPAALATMLAHQGVAVDYEELVERVYLPERQGSLQAELTATARSLGRIPYRLEANIGAVLAELAAGRPVLVLENHGLSRYPYWHYAVVIGYDQTSNRLLLRSGNERELSIRAGAWFRQWDRAGRWAVVLVEPGQWPADADRERWLNAAVDFEAVAEDDAALAVWEQTLERWPDAALAWLGLGNVQFRRGRLEAAVDAYQRLLEIHPDHASGRYNLAVALQRNGRPCQARSELKALRADATLGQRVTRRIRQLDNECQHNVK; encoded by the coding sequence GTGTTCGCGCTGCTGCTTCCGGCCATTCTGATCGGCTGTGCCCACCTGAACCTGGCCGAGGAAACCGGAGCGCTACCGCCTTCCACTCACCTGGCCGACGTACCCTTTTATCCCCAGACCGAGTTCCACTGCGGGCCGGCCGCACTGGCCACCATGCTGGCGCACCAAGGGGTTGCCGTGGACTACGAGGAACTGGTCGAGCGGGTTTATCTGCCCGAGCGCCAGGGCAGCCTGCAGGCGGAACTGACCGCCACGGCCCGATCGCTGGGGCGAATCCCCTACCGCCTCGAAGCCAATATCGGAGCGGTCCTGGCCGAGCTGGCCGCAGGGCGGCCCGTGCTAGTGCTGGAAAACCACGGTCTGAGTCGTTATCCGTACTGGCACTATGCCGTGGTCATCGGCTACGACCAGACCAGCAACCGCTTGTTGCTGCGTTCAGGCAACGAACGTGAACTCAGCATTCGCGCAGGTGCCTGGTTCCGTCAGTGGGATCGGGCCGGGCGCTGGGCGGTGGTGCTGGTCGAGCCGGGTCAATGGCCCGCCGATGCCGACCGTGAGCGATGGCTGAATGCGGCAGTGGACTTTGAGGCAGTCGCCGAGGACGATGCTGCACTGGCCGTCTGGGAGCAGACCCTGGAGCGCTGGCCCGACGCGGCCCTGGCCTGGCTGGGGCTGGGCAACGTGCAGTTTCGTCGCGGCCGGCTCGAGGCCGCGGTCGATGCCTACCAGCGGCTGCTCGAGATCCACCCGGATCATGCCAGCGGGCGTTACAACCTGGCCGTGGCGTTGCAGCGCAACGGTCGCCCCTGCCAGGCACGGTCCGAACTCAAAGCCCTTCGGGCCGATGCCACGCTCGGCCAGCGGGTCACCCGCAGAATCCGCCAACTCGACAACGAATGTCAGCATAACGTGAAGTGA
- a CDS encoding EF-hand domain-containing protein, with product MSARPAQNQSATGQQAMVSFTDPHYLQEAGPMDREELIDELFAEFDTNRDGVLSRGEFVDLVKYLIGEHGIGVSAKIFDEFDANHDGRISRDELRELVIQYAL from the coding sequence ATGAGTGCCCGACCGGCTCAGAATCAGTCAGCAACCGGGCAGCAGGCGATGGTATCGTTTACAGACCCCCACTACCTGCAGGAAGCCGGCCCGATGGATCGCGAAGAACTGATCGACGAACTGTTCGCTGAATTCGACACCAATCGCGACGGTGTGCTGTCACGCGGCGAGTTTGTCGACCTGGTCAAGTACCTGATCGGCGAACACGGCATTGGCGTGAGCGCGAAGATCTTCGACGAGTTCGACGCCAACCATGACGGCAGGATCTCGCGGGACGAGCTGCGCGAGCTCGTCATCCAGTACGCACTGTAG
- a CDS encoding PA2779 family protein, protein MNRKLAKLALAALLGTALLPLLSFSAHAEIISTQEAAAIESGQSLASVEAWLARDDVQSELASLGVDPELARLRAEALSPEELEELAGRIDELPAGAGAIEVLGITFLVLIVLELVGVINIFNR, encoded by the coding sequence ATGAATCGCAAGCTCGCGAAGCTCGCACTGGCCGCCCTGCTGGGCACGGCCCTGCTGCCATTGCTGTCATTCAGCGCCCACGCCGAAATCATCTCCACCCAGGAGGCTGCGGCCATCGAGTCCGGGCAGTCTCTGGCCAGTGTCGAGGCATGGCTGGCACGCGATGACGTACAGTCCGAACTGGCTTCCCTGGGTGTGGATCCGGAGCTTGCCCGGCTACGCGCCGAAGCACTGAGCCCGGAAGAACTTGAGGAACTTGCCGGTCGCATTGATGAGCTCCCGGCCGGTGCCGGTGCCATCGAGGTGCTGGGAATTACTTTCCTGGTGCTGATCGTGCTTGAACTGGTTGGCGTCATCAATATCTTCAATCGCTGA
- the metB gene encoding cystathionine gamma-synthase — protein MTREAYQPETVAVRTGIESDTQHGAVVPPIHLSSTYSFADYGQPRRYDYSRSGNPTRDQLGHALRDLEGGTAATVTATGMGAISTVLQLLKPGQRLIAPVDCYGGTFRLFDAWHRKGLFELEWVDYNDTDAFEQALAAGAALVWVETPSNPLLRIYDIRAIARAAHAVGALVVADNTFLSPVLQQPLALGADLVVHSTTKYINGHSDVVGGAIIAADESVGEEIAWWSNTMGISAGPFDSWLTLRGLRTLGPRLRQHQENTAAVVEVLMMHDAISQVYYPGLTSHPGHALASRQQRGFGAMVSFELDGGEVAVRRFLKALQLPSLAESLGGVETLIAHPATMTHAAMSLEARQRAGITDGLLRLSVGLEAAEDLCADLHQALAQLTPGQSSPKPQLKGVPGGATVRTG, from the coding sequence ATGACCCGCGAGGCTTATCAGCCCGAAACCGTGGCCGTGCGCACCGGTATTGAAAGTGACACGCAGCACGGCGCCGTCGTGCCCCCCATTCACCTGTCGAGCACCTACAGCTTTGCCGATTACGGCCAGCCGCGCCGTTATGACTACAGCCGCTCGGGCAACCCCACCCGAGACCAGCTCGGCCACGCACTGCGGGATCTGGAAGGCGGTACGGCGGCAACCGTGACCGCCACCGGCATGGGTGCCATCAGTACGGTGCTGCAATTGCTGAAGCCGGGGCAGCGCCTGATTGCGCCGGTTGACTGCTACGGCGGCACGTTTCGCCTGTTCGATGCCTGGCATCGCAAGGGGCTGTTCGAACTGGAGTGGGTCGATTACAACGACACTGATGCCTTCGAGCAGGCCCTGGCCGCCGGTGCCGCCCTGGTCTGGGTGGAAACGCCATCCAATCCCCTGCTGCGTATCTACGACATTCGGGCCATTGCCCGGGCCGCGCACGCCGTCGGCGCCCTGGTCGTGGCTGACAACACGTTTCTCTCTCCGGTTTTGCAGCAGCCACTGGCCCTGGGCGCCGACCTGGTAGTGCATTCAACCACCAAGTACATCAACGGCCATTCCGACGTGGTTGGCGGCGCCATCATTGCCGCCGACGAATCCGTGGGCGAGGAGATTGCCTGGTGGTCGAATACCATGGGGATCAGTGCCGGCCCGTTTGACAGCTGGCTGACCCTGCGGGGCCTGCGGACCCTTGGCCCACGACTGCGCCAGCATCAGGAAAACACGGCGGCGGTGGTCGAGGTCCTGATGATGCACGATGCCATCAGCCAGGTGTACTACCCCGGTCTGACCAGTCACCCGGGTCACGCGCTGGCCAGCCGCCAGCAACGGGGATTCGGTGCCATGGTCAGCTTCGAGCTGGACGGTGGCGAAGTCGCGGTACGGCGATTCCTGAAGGCGCTGCAACTGCCCTCACTGGCCGAATCGCTCGGTGGCGTGGAAACCCTGATTGCCCACCCGGCCACCATGACGCATGCCGCCATGTCGCTGGAGGCGCGGCAGCGCGCGGGCATTACCGACGGGCTGTTGCGTCTTTCGGTCGGGCTGGAAGCGGCTGAAGACCTGTGCGCCGACCTGCACCAGGCCCTGGCCCAACTGACACCCGGCCAATCCAGCCCGAAGCCGCAACTCAAGGGAGTGCCGGGCGGAGCTACAGTGCGTACTGGATGA
- the cysI gene encoding assimilatory sulfite reductase (NADPH) hemoprotein subunit, whose product MADLDVEKIKLESRGLRGTLHESLNDPLTGGIAESDTILTKFHGLYQQDDRDLRQERREARLEPLYQFMLRVRIPGGHITPEQWAAMDGLADSVANGTIRLTTRQAVQFHGVAKEDLRTLIRRLDDALLDSIAACGDVNRNVMCHVQPEAGPVHAQALAWARRLSEHLLPRSRAWREIWVDGEKVDIDRPPEEEPIYGRSFLPRKFKAAIAVPPVNDVDIYSQDLGFIAVAEDDRLVGFNVSVGGGLGCSHGEPETFPRLADVIGFIRPRDLLAVAEAVVTIQRDHGERENRKRARFKYTIESHGLDWFRRELEWRARVRLEPARELHFEHNGDRYGWIEQRDGRWQRTVFVENGRLLPAHRSGLREVISRHASDVRLTPNQNLVVAGVPANARDTVDLLLDSAGLGESGTSAVRRHAMACVAMPTCGLAMAEAERYLPDLLTRIEELAARHGIEGEPITVRMSGCPNGCSRPYLAEIGFVGRAPGRYNMYLGAAFDGSRLSRLYLDNADEAEILDTIDTLFERYAADREDGERFGDFLVRSGQVAAVEHGSEVNQEEVNREQAS is encoded by the coding sequence ATGGCTGATCTCGACGTCGAGAAAATCAAGCTGGAAAGCCGCGGTTTGCGCGGCACGCTGCACGAGTCGCTCAACGACCCGCTGACCGGCGGCATCGCCGAGTCCGACACCATCCTGACCAAGTTCCATGGTTTGTATCAGCAGGACGACCGCGACCTGCGTCAGGAACGCCGTGAAGCGCGCCTGGAGCCGCTTTACCAGTTCATGCTGCGCGTTCGCATTCCGGGCGGTCATATCACCCCCGAACAGTGGGCGGCCATGGACGGGCTGGCCGACAGCGTGGCCAACGGCACGATCCGGCTTACCACCCGCCAGGCCGTGCAGTTTCATGGCGTGGCCAAGGAGGACCTGCGCACCCTGATCCGGCGGCTCGACGATGCACTGCTCGATTCGATCGCCGCTTGCGGCGACGTGAACCGCAACGTCATGTGCCATGTTCAGCCCGAAGCCGGGCCGGTGCATGCCCAGGCGCTGGCCTGGGCGCGCCGGCTCAGCGAGCACCTGCTGCCGCGCAGCCGGGCCTGGCGCGAGATCTGGGTCGATGGCGAAAAGGTCGATATCGACCGGCCGCCCGAGGAGGAACCGATTTACGGGCGCAGCTTCCTGCCGCGCAAGTTCAAGGCCGCCATTGCCGTGCCGCCGGTCAATGATGTCGACATCTACTCCCAGGACCTGGGCTTTATTGCCGTGGCCGAGGACGATCGTCTGGTCGGTTTCAACGTCAGCGTCGGCGGCGGACTGGGCTGCTCGCATGGCGAGCCCGAAACCTTCCCGCGCCTGGCCGATGTCATCGGTTTCATCAGGCCGCGTGATCTGCTCGCCGTGGCCGAGGCGGTCGTGACCATTCAGCGTGATCACGGCGAACGCGAAAATCGCAAGCGGGCACGTTTCAAGTACACCATCGAAAGCCATGGCCTGGACTGGTTCAGACGCGAGCTGGAATGGCGCGCACGGGTGCGCCTGGAACCGGCCCGTGAGCTGCACTTCGAGCACAACGGCGACCGTTACGGCTGGATCGAGCAGCGTGACGGACGCTGGCAGCGCACGGTCTTTGTCGAGAACGGCAGACTGCTGCCGGCCCACCGCTCCGGTCTGCGCGAAGTCATCTCTCGCCATGCCAGCGATGTCCGGCTGACGCCCAACCAGAATCTGGTCGTGGCCGGCGTGCCGGCCAATGCCCGCGACACCGTCGACCTGCTGCTTGACTCGGCCGGGTTGGGCGAGTCCGGCACGTCGGCGGTTCGCCGGCATGCCATGGCCTGCGTGGCCATGCCCACCTGCGGCCTGGCCATGGCCGAGGCCGAGCGCTACCTGCCCGACCTGCTCACGCGCATCGAGGAACTGGCCGCGCGCCATGGCATCGAGGGCGAGCCCATCACCGTGCGCATGTCCGGCTGCCCCAACGGCTGCTCCCGCCCCTACCTGGCCGAGATCGGCTTCGTCGGCCGGGCACCGGGCCGATACAACATGTACCTGGGAGCGGCGTTCGATGGCTCACGTCTCAGTCGCCTGTACCTGGACAACGCCGATGAAGCCGAGATTCTCGACACCATCGACACACTGTTCGAGCGCTATGCCGCCGATCGTGAAGACGGCGAGCGGTTTGGCGATTTCCTGGTCCGCAGTGGACAGGTCGCGGCCGTCGAGCACGGATCGGAAGTCAATCAGGAAGAAGTTAATCGGGAGCAGGCATCATGA
- a CDS encoding phosphoadenylyl-sulfate reductase, with protein sequence MKSTAQSIATISIDLADAEHRLAGLEARDRIAWSFEHLPGSHVLSSSFGIQAALMLHMVSEVAPGTPVVFIDTGYHFPETYRFVDELCQRLPVNLKVYRPRLSAAWQEARHGRRWEQGRDALAAYNRDNKVEPMRRALNDLRVGSWFSGLRRVQSVSRNDLPLIDQQWGRCKVHPVADWTDRQVHDYLRRHDLPYHPLRERGYVSIGDWHTTRSLDQVESREEARFFGLMRECGLHELPEGQASNR encoded by the coding sequence ATGAAGTCCACCGCACAGTCCATTGCCACAATATCGATCGACCTGGCAGATGCCGAGCACCGGCTGGCCGGTCTCGAAGCGCGTGATCGCATTGCCTGGAGCTTCGAGCATCTGCCCGGCAGTCATGTGTTGTCGTCGAGTTTCGGCATTCAGGCCGCGCTGATGCTCCACATGGTGAGCGAAGTGGCCCCGGGTACACCGGTGGTGTTCATCGACACCGGCTATCACTTTCCCGAAACCTACCGTTTTGTCGACGAGCTGTGTCAGCGCCTTCCGGTCAACCTCAAGGTCTACCGGCCCCGTCTCTCGGCGGCCTGGCAGGAGGCTCGCCACGGCCGTCGCTGGGAACAGGGACGCGATGCACTGGCCGCCTACAACCGCGACAACAAGGTCGAACCGATGCGGCGTGCGCTCAATGACCTGCGCGTGGGCAGCTGGTTCTCGGGGCTGCGCCGGGTGCAGTCGGTCAGCCGCAACGATCTGCCCCTGATCGACCAGCAGTGGGGACGCTGCAAGGTGCATCCGGTGGCTGACTGGACCGATCGCCAGGTCCATGACTACCTTCGGCGCCACGACCTGCCCTATCACCCGCTGCGCGAGCGCGGCTATGTCAGCATCGGCGACTGGCACACCACCCGTTCGCTCGATCAGGTCGAGTCGCGCGAAGAAGCCCGCTTCTTCGGGCTGATGCGCGAATGCGGCCTGCATGAGCTGCCCGAAGGCCAGGCCAGCAATCGCTGA